A DNA window from Aspergillus nidulans FGSC A4 chromosome I contains the following coding sequences:
- a CDS encoding PRCC domain-containing protein (transcript_id=CADANIAT00006680), translating into MVLVAYSDSEASDSEQENTTPAARTSATKATPTFSNTPSASAPKVTPIVDKSNPRKIRVALPEIRPESEEGEEDGPARKKLRIGGGGAGAFAGFNSLLPAPKRPNAKVETDKLAGSRPTRKVFSLKTGAAPGFDREADEEMRRDMAFENLGMGGDDGNQDETIPKAASLRGNEDIEARNAVEEKPQEVVLKGNPMMFKPLSVARAGQKKKKPIIPTPLASSKPRTSAEKTMNEPEVQPEVQTQKPAAPPAPKPKVSLFSLSAPTEETAASDAPTSAHGSTYEPLVYTTNEDSPTAGPQVPQTESVPAASTRPPPSAQTLDYIADDLNLSRSQRRQLFGRNADPSSSKILHFNTDAEYAANQEMAHKELAAAQHNPVRAIAPGKHTLQQLVNAASTQKEALEESFASGKRNKKEAGAKYGW; encoded by the coding sequence ATGGTCCTCGTCGCATACTCTGATTCTGAAGCCTCCGACTCTGAGCAAGAAAACACCACCCCGGCCGCCCGAACGTCAGCTACCAAGGCCACTCCAACCTTCTCAAACACACCCTCAGCCTCCGCCCCAAAAGTCACACCCATCGTCGACAAGTCAAACCCCCGCAAAATTCGAGTCGCCCTGCCAGAGATCAGACCCGAAAgtgaggaaggggaagaagatGGCCCCGCGCGTAAGAAGCTCAGAATcggaggaggcggcgccGGCGCGTTCGCGGGCTTCAATTCATTACTACCTGCGCCCAAACGACCTAATGCGAAGGTGGAAACAGATAAATTAGCCGGCAGCAGACCCACGCGTAAGGTGTTTAGCTTGAAGACCGGGGCTGCGCCGGGTTTTGATCGCGAGGCCgatgaggagatgaggagaGATATGGCGTTTGAGAATTTGGGAATGGGCGGTGATGACGGTAATCAGGATGAGACAATCCCCAAGGCGGCGAGTTTGAGGGGAAATGAGGACATTGAGGCGAGGAATGCCGTGGAGGAGAAACCCCAGGAAGTGGTCCTGAAGGGGAACCCAATGATGTTCAAACCGCTGTCCGTGGCGCGAGcagggcagaagaaaaagaagccgATTATTCCGACGCCGTTAGCATCGTCTAAGCCAAGAACATCAGCAGAAAAGACAATGAATGAGCCAGAAGTACAGCCAGAGGTACAGACGCAGAAACCCGCCGCGCCTCCAGCCCCGAAACCCAAGGTTagccttttctctctttcggCTCCGACAGAAGAAACGGCTGCGTCGGATGCACCAACCTCAGCGCATGGCTCAACCTATGAACCCTTGGTTTACACCACAAATGAGGACTCGCCTACAGCAGGCCCTCAAGTCCCACAAACCGAATCCGTCCCTGCCGCCTCAACGCGACCGCCTCCCTCAGCTCAGACCTTGGATTACATCGCAGATGATTTGAACCTCTCCCGCTCACAGCGTCGCCAGTTGTTCGGCCGCAACGCAGACCCTTCCAGTTCAAAGATTCTGCACTTCAATACAGATGCAGAGTATGCTGCTAACCAGGAGATGGCACATAAGGAACTCGCCGCGGCGCAGCATAATCCTGTCCGGGCTATTGCTCCTGGTAAGCACACGCTGCAACAGCTGGTCAATGCTGCAAGCACGCAGAAGGAAGCTTTGGAGGAGAGTTTTGCTTCTGGGAAGCGgaacaagaaagaagcggGTGCGAAATACGGTTGGTAG
- the tim13 gene encoding protein translocase subunit TIM13 (transcript_id=CADANIAT00006683) yields the protein MALFGSSAPAAAAPANSAEDVQQTKANLIAQLQQEMAMANAKKLISKVNQNCFENCITAPGSSLSASESTCLSSCMEKYIQFWNAASKAYIARATTQTVAANAMATEL from the exons ATGGCTCTTTTTGGCTCTTCTGCCCCCGCCGCTGCGGCGCCCGCCAACTCCGCCGAGGACGTCCAGCAAACCAAAGCCAACCTCATCGCACAGCTCCAACAGGAGATGGCTATGGCCAATGCTAAGAAACTCATCAGC AAAGTTAACCAGAACTGCTTCGAGAACTGTATCACAGCCCCCGGCTCCTCATTGTCCGCCAGCGAATCGACTTGCCTGTCTAGCTGTATGGAGAAGTACATCCAGTTCTGGAACGCCGCCAGCAAGGCGTATATTGCTCGCGCGACTACGCAGACTGTCGCGGCGAATGCGATGGCTACGGAGCTGTGA
- the pkaC gene encoding cAMP-dependent protein kinase catalytic subunit pkaA (transcript_id=CADANIAT00006684), producing MPTLGGLLKKRRTRDSQDLSKELQAGSTTTGHTTTSPIAAEDSQSQQHHGHHGGHHFFHHNHHNHQPSNNSANSANSQNSHAAKHHQFDQSSATSNQPSDGQTASMQSPAQQPSSTSAHSNSGHHSNAASIHNIIHPSQQNTPQVSRAERTTKGKYTLDDFAIQRTLGTGSFGRVHLVQSKHNHRYYAIKVLKKAQVVKMKQIEHTNDERRMLNRVRHPFLVTLWGTWQDARNLYMVMDFVEGGELFSLLRKSQRFPNPVAKFYAAEVTLALEYLHSLNIIYRDLKPENLLLDRHGHLKITDFGFAKEVPDITWTLCGTPDYLAPEVVASKGYNKSVDWWSLGILIFEMLCGFTPFWDQGSPVKIYQNILAGRIKFPPYLHPDAVDLLSRLITSDLTKRLGNLHGGPDDIKNHPWFAEVTWDRLLRKEIDAPYVPPIRGGQGDASQYENYQEESEPYGQAGEDPHGHLFPDF from the exons ATGCCTACTCTAGGAGGTCTTTTGAAGAAACGGCGAACGAGGGATTCGCAAGACCTCTCCAAGGAGCTCCAGGCCGGTTCCACCACGACTGGCCACACCACGACGTCACCAATCGCTGCCGAagactcccagtcccagcagcACCACGGCCACCACGGCGGCCACCATTTCTTCCACCATAACCACCATAACCACCAGCCTTCTAACAATTCGGCTAATTCGGCGAATTCGCAGAATTCCCACGCCGCTAAACACCACCAATTCGACCAGTCTTCAGCTACCAGTAACCAGCCTTCCGACGGGCAAACCGCCTCCATGCAATCCCCCGCACAACAGCCCTCTAGTACTTCCGCACACTCGAATTCCGGCCACCACAGCAATGCCGCCAGCATACACAACATCATACACCCGTCGCAGCAGAATACCCCGCAGGTGTCGCGGGCGGAGCGTACCACCAAGGGCAAATACACCCTCGATGATTTCGCAATCCAGCGCACCCTCGGCACAGGTAGTTTTGGGCGCGTCCACCTCGTGCAGTCGAAGCACAACCACCGCTACTATGCCATCAAAGTATTGAAAAAGGCGCAAGTTGTCAAGATGAAGCAGATTGAGCATACGAATGATGAGCGACGGATGCTGAACCGCGTCAGGCATCCTTTCCTGGTCACCCTGTGGGGGACTTGGCAGGATGCTCGAAACCTCTACATGGTTATGGACTTCGTCGAGGGTGGAGAGTTGTTCAGTCTGCTTCGGAAATCTCAG CGGTTCCCCAACCCTGTCGCGAAATTCTATGCTGCCGAGGTCACTCTGGCACTGGAGTATCTCCACTCATTGAATATTATTTATCGAGATCTTAAGCCTGAGAACTTGTTGTTAGACCGCCATGGGCATCTCAAGATTACCGATTTCGGCTTTGCGAAGGAGGTGCCTGACATTACCTGGACCCTTTGCGGAACACCTGACTATCTCGCTCCAGAGGTCGTGGCTTCTAAGGGTTACAACAAATCTGTCGACTG GTGGTCCCTAGGTATTCTGATCTTCGAGATGCTGTGCGGGTTTACACCCTTCTGGGACCAAGGGTCGCCTGTCAAGATATATCAGAACATCCTTGCTGGGAGAATCAAGTTCCCACCATACCTCCACCCCGATGCCGTCGATCTGCTCTCCCGCCTGATCACCTCGGATCTTACCAAGCGGTTGGGTAACCTCCACGGTGGCCCCGACGACATCAAGAACCACCCATGGTTCGCGGAAGTCACTTGGGACCGgttgttgaggaaggagattgacGCACCTTACGTTCCCCCGATCAGGGGCGGACAAGGTGATGCCAGCCAGTACGAGAACTACCAGGAAGAGTCAGAACCCTACGGCCAGGCCGGCGAGGATCC CCACGGTCACCTGTTCCCCGATTTCTAG
- a CDS encoding uncharacterized protein (transcript_id=CADANIAT00006681) — MDTEHSISHSPRDRDHNPPSESSARSAAPDTEPDDYQANSKARGKFRFKSSKSKSSSKSSRNESHRHSHRHRRRHNEEDYRGHRRHKRHRTTTPRSPSPGTVPSYPGAPLSPNTAFRESLFDALGDDEGAAFWESVYGQSIHSFTPPPVGDGDGRGVLEQMDEEEYAAYIRAEMWKRTREGMLEEQERIRAEKKARVRAEKAAEEEEERRRFERAMEDSLRRGMERKRAKEVWRVAWENYIRSWEEIEEARRKGDSTDEGKTVRNLLFWPVESGKRRDVSKENVEEFMRRAPRHPQSSGSRSGAGNGTAPEDTLLYTLKAERVRWHPDKIQHRYGAMGIDEPVMRSVTEVFQIIDHMWNELKK; from the coding sequence ATGGATACAGAGCACAGTATAAGCCACTCACCACGCGATCGCGATCACAATCCGCCCTCTGAATCCAGCGCCCGTTCCGCCGCTCCAGACACGGAACCCGATGACTACCAGGCCAACAGTAAAGCCAGAGGGAAATTTCGCTTCAAGTCTTCCAAGTCGAAATCCAGCTCTAAATCCTCGCGAAATGAATCCCACCGGCATAGTCACAGACACAGACGCCGGCACAATGAGGAGGACTACCGCGGCCACCGACGACACAAACGCCACAGAACCACAACCCCCCGTTCGCCCTCACCCGGCACTGTCCCGTCCTACCCAGGTGCCCCCTTGTCTCCCAACACGGCCTTTCGTGAATCTCTTTTCGACGCGCTAGGCGACGACGAAGGCGCCGCGTTCTGGGAATCTGTTTACGGACAATCTATACATTCATTCACTCCTCCACCGGTGGGCGATGGTGATGGACGGGGTGTACTCGAGCAaatggatgaagaggaataCGCGGCGTACATACGGGCTGAGATGTGGAAACGCACGAGGGAGGGGATGcttgaagagcaggagcGCATCcgcgcggagaagaaggcgcgtGTACGTGCTGAGAAGgccgctgaggaagaagaggagagaagaaggttcGAGAGGGCAATGGAAGACAGTCTAAGGCGgggaatggagaggaagagagcgaaaGAGGTTTGGAGAGTGGCTTGGGAGAATTATATTAGATCTTGggaggagatcgaggagGCGAGGAGGAAAGGTGACAGCACGGATGAAGGCAAAACGGTGCGGAATCTACTCTTTTGGCCCGTGGAGTCTGGAAAGAGGAGGGATGTCAGCAAAGAAAATGTGGAGGAGTTTATGAGACGGGCTCCTCGTCATCCGCAGTCATCTGGTTCTCGCTCTGGTGCTGGTAATGGCACTGCACCTGAGGATACGCTGCTATATACTCTCAAGGCAGAGCGCGTTCGGTGGCATCCGGACAAGATCCAGCATAGGTATGGTGCAATGGGAATTGATGAGCCCGTTATGCGGAGCGTTACGGAGGTCTTTCAGATTATTGACCACATGTGGAACGAGCTTAAGAAGTAA
- a CDS encoding Sin1 family protein (transcript_id=CADANIAT00006685): MSLLHNEDFTIWQLRTSYLSTIKDGIGDRLINVNHSVLNTPGFRAAGWPAASANHPSQLAASIKRTYSPPIPTATAVSSEYYQLGARDLNDSQRSGFGQDGEDDEGGMVTGKSTIDGIGRRNPLRNEKRAHRKERQQREQQKARDVEEDDSSDLSDESDDDGEPLQRASEEIKFPKVPVRIRAGSSPIRATDRQERPQVMVTHPSHTSMNSHYRTGSLGTAPSVSERPRRDTTTTTTSSDMSSDHEIDMSAPGYRRRQIHFSGHDQVIDLGKASSDGLEQLDEQEEDSDAGSVESALSSEFDATAGSASLLGAVGITGGLNSSSPIALMHKLPHGPSSQTASPRKPKPPAPELQDLPPPRPISTVQPVSLLSTALNARAKAPANPVERFAVLSGKGLTDALNIRLYVPFSSDPEEPLDLPLARESKLADQPAPVTVAEAIGLALWRYSEERRQPPIERDKLNVNRWTLRMVEDGEVEYDFPPLGRASAISDFTSNNNSRAGGMRGRSRGKQYDEFALVEASDMEFEENERLYPMYNVSAPAEEARDPAPAAAAAPAGQPVPQTKTARPNPILGQPFSSALNDNTLTPADRPAVPVSHATPRLGVSKTLKIRYTNLESSTQTTTLNTSTDSYIAEILDSVCKRWGLDKGNYLLKVMGSNTIAPLDRTVEALGNITDLDLVRRRFGPQVLTGSPVSSSPNAPLLVDSPAVPTKKGKKSGQRMLHPLTQQQDLIGGYYRRYFVLRKQSMGFTTSLHRVLTFDNDYMHIMPADTGKNGSDTKTRSISFNDVVGCKVSRRHPKNFRVVVLRGNDATEQKRYDFEARNSFEAEEIVGEIKKNMAQYRTT, from the exons ATGTCTCTCCTTCATAACGAAGA CTTTACAATTTGGCAGCTACGCACTTCTTACCTCTCCACAATCAAGGATGGCATTGGCGACAGACTCATTAATGTCAATCATTCTGTTCTCAATACACCCGGATTCCGCGCCGCAGGCTGGCCAGCAGCCTCCGCCAACCACCCATCACAACTTGCTGCCAGTATAAAACGGACATATTCTCCTCCTATACCTACGGCCACAGCGGTCTCGTCCGAATATTACCAGTTAGGCGCTAGGGATTTGAATGATTCGCAGAGATCTGGATTTGGACaagacggcgaggatgacgaagggGGCATGGTGACGGGGAAATCTACAATAGATGGGATCGGGCGCCGGAATCCTTTACGGAATGAGAAGCGCGCACATCGGAAAGAACGCCAGCAAAGGGAACAGCAGAAGGCAAGAGacgtcgaagaagatgacagcAGTGACCTGAGCGACGAaagtgacgatgatgggGAACCCCTGCAGAGGGCTAGCGAAGAGATCAAGTTTCCAAAAGTGCCTGTTCGGATCAGAGCAGGCTCGTCACCCATCAGGGCAACTGATCGGCAGGAAAGACCTCAGGTTATGGTCACACATCCTTCGCATACATCGATGAATAGCCATTATCGCACGGGCTCTCTTGGGACCGCCCCAAGCGTCAGTGAACGCCCACGGCGGGACACGACAACCACTACAACCAGTAGTGACATGTCTTCGGATCATGAGATTGATATGTCCGCGCCGGGATACAGGAGGCGCCAGATTCACTTCTCCGGTCATGACCAAGTGATAGATCTAGGAAAAGCCAGCAGTGACGGActcgagcagctggacgaACAGGAGGAAGACTCGGACGCGGGGTCAGTCGAAAGTGCTCTCTCATCAGAATTTGATGCGACAGCTGGCTCTGCGTCACTTCTAGGAGCTGTTGGTATAACTGGAGGTCTAAACTCGTCGTCACCGATTGCGTTGATGCACAAGCTGCCCCATGGACCGAGCTCGCAGACAGCATCGCCCCGGAAACCAAAACCACCGGCGCCAGAACTGCAGGATTTACCACCTCCTCGACCGATCAGTACGGTGCAACCTGTTAGTCTGCTCTCCACAGCACTCAATGCTCGTGCCAAGGCACCAGCAAACCCCGTTGAAAGGTTCGCTGTACTCTCTGGTAAAGGTCTAACGGATGCCTTGAATATTCGATTATATGTACCATTCTCCTCAGACCCTGAAGAGCCTCTCGACCTGCCGCTGGCTCGAGAATCAAAGCTAGCGGATCAGCCAGCACCTGTGACTGTAGCCGAGGCTATTGGATTGGCACTTTGGAGGTACTCTGAGGAGCGTCGGCAACCCCCCATTGAGCGTGATAAACTCAATGTCAATAGGTGGACGCTTCGAATGGTGGAGGATGGTGAAGTTGAATACGATTTCCCACCATTGGGTCGAGCATCAGCCATAAGCGATTTTACGTCAAACAACAATAGCCGAGCAGGTGGCATGCGCGGCAGATCCAGAGGGAAACAGTATGACGAATTTGCCCTAGTTGAAGCTTCCGATATGGAGTTCGAGGAGAATGAGCGTTTATACCCGATGTATAACGTCTCTGCTCCCGCCGAAGAGGCAAGAGATCCAGCGCCcgcagcagccgctgctCCGGCAGGCCAGCCGGTACCGCAAACTAAAACTGCTCGCCCGAACCCAATCCTTGGACAACCGTTCTCGTCAGCATTAAATGACAATACCCTCACGCCTGCCGACCGCCCAGCGGTGCCTGTTTCGCATGCTACACCTCGCCTGGGAGTTTCGAAGACACTGAAGATCCGGTATACCAACTTGGAGTCGTCAACGCAAACTACGACCCTTAATACATCGACAGATAGCTACATAGCAGAAATCCTGGATTCCGTATGCAAGCGATGGGGTCTGGATAAAGGGAATTACTTGCTTAAAGTGATGGGCTCCAACACAATCGCTCCGCTGGACCGCACCGTTGAGGCACTGGGCAACATCACTGACTTAGACCTGGTCCGCCGACGCTTCGGCCCGCAGGTATTGACAGGATCGCCAGTGAGCTCTTCTCCGAATGCTCCCCTCCTGGTCGACAGTCCCGCTGTGCCGaccaagaaaggaaagaaaagcgGACAGCGGATGCTACATCCTCTTACTCAACAACAGGATCTTATCGGAGGATACTACCGGCGGTATTTTGTGCTTCGCAAGCAGTCGATGGGGTTCACTACTTCGCTGCATCGCGTCCTGACGTTTGACAACGACTACATGCACATCATGCCTGCAGATACGGGTAAAAATGGGTCCGACACCAAGACCCGGTCAATCAGCTTCAACGACGTTGTGGGGTGTAAAGTAAGCCGACGGCATCCGAAGAATTTCCGCGTCGTGGTGCTGCGTGGGAACGATGCGACGGAGCAGAAGCGGTATGATTTTGAGGCGCGCAATTCGTTTGAAGCGGAGGAGATCGTGggcgagatcaagaagaacatggcGCAGTATCGCACAACATGA
- a CDS encoding legume-like lectin family protein (transcript_id=CADANIAT00006682) has product MLLPRFSTLLCLAGLTAVPAVNAYDGDENVKSIPLRTHSLSAPYLDSDFQSRWFDFGGDTVIRADKYIRLTSDRPSQQGWIFSRVPLTATNWEIEFEFQIHGEGNLHGDGFAMWLTKQRATQGPVFGSTDNFEGLGIFFDTYKNNRPGTSFPYVMAMMGDGKTSYDQAHDGKANELAGCSARGLRTTSVPTKARLTYFQDKSLTLDLQYKSEGTWTNCFTLTSPETNIAIPSVAYLGFSAETGELSDNHDIISVKAQNLYNVAGSKGTGGSGPPRSADRPYRKPKKQSGSWSWFLFKVFFFFAAVRGGYDWMDRLPVQDKVFSVLDERVVDFCGLMRSGPMSESEMVKIKTLSVILYLLA; this is encoded by the exons ATGTTGTTGCCGAGGTTCTCGACACTCTTGTGCCTTGCTGGCCTGACGGCCGTGCCTGCAGTCAATGCCTACGACGGCGATGAGAACGTCAAGAGCATTCCG CTAAGAACTCATAGCCTCTCCGCC CCATACTTGGACTCAGACTTCCAAAGCCGCTGGTTCGATTTTGGTGGTGATACGGTCATTCGTGCCGACAA ATACATCCGTCTCACATCAGACCGGCCGTCGCAACAAGGATGGATCTTTTCTCGCGTTCCTTTGACCGCGACTAACTGGGAG ATCGAATTTGAATTCCAGATCCATGGAGAGGGAAACCTGCACGGCGATGGCTTCGCCATGTGGCTCACCAAGCAGCGCGCGACACAAGGCCCCGTCTTTGGCTCGACGGATAACTTTGAGGGTCTGGGAATTTTCTTCGACACATACAAGAACAACCGCCCTGGCACATCCTTCCCCTACGTCATGGCCATGATGGGCGACGGCAAAACCAGCTACGACCAAGCACACGATGGCAAGGCCAATGAATTGGCTGGATGTTCC GCCCGCGGTCTTCGCACCACCTCCGTCCCCACAAAAGCCCGCCTAACGTATTTCCAAGACAAGTCGCTAACCCTGGACCTGCAATACAAATCCGAAGGCACCTGGACCAACTGCTTCACTCTCACAAGCCCCGAGACGAACATCGCCATTCCCTCCGTCGCGTACCTTGGTTTTTCCGCCGAGACCGGCGAGCTCAGCGACAACCACGACATCATATCCGTCAAGGCCCAGAATCTATACAATGTCGCTGGATCTAAGGGCACTGGCGGTAGTGGACCCCCTCGCAGCGCCGACCGGCCCTACCGCAAGCCCAAGAAGCAGTCCGGTAGCTGGTCGTGGTTCCTGTTTAAggtgttcttcttctttgcggCTGTGCGGGGTGGGTATGATTGGATGGACCGCCTACCGGTCCAGGACAAGGTATTCTCGGTTTTAGACGAACGCGTCGTCGATTTCTGTGGTCTCATGAGAAGTGGTCCGATGTCTGAAAGTGAAATGGTTAAAATAAAAACATTATCTGTTATTCTGTATCTGCTTGCCTGA